One Panicum virgatum strain AP13 chromosome 9K, P.virgatum_v5, whole genome shotgun sequence genomic region harbors:
- the LOC120648747 gene encoding uncharacterized protein LOC120648747, with product MVAGERPARSGASDAASWCCVVALVLVVGSLAGGGAREEEEGGPPVVVVRGARLAARRRPCEELYVVAEGETLHGISARCGDPYILERNPHVHDPDDVFPGLVLRIAPFAGGHK from the coding sequence ATGGTGGCCGGAGAGCGGCCTGCTCGGTCGGGGGCGTCGGACGCGGCGTCGTGGTGCTGCGTGGTGGCGCTCGTGCTGGTGGTGGggtcgctcgccggcggcggcgcgagggaagaggaggagggcgggCCGCCGGTGGTGGTGGTTCGCGGGGCGCGgctggcggctcggcggcggccgtgcgaGGAGCTCTACGTGGTGGCGGAGGGGGAGACGCTGCACGGCATCAGCGCCCGGTGCGGCGACCCCTACATCCTGGAGCGGAACCCGCACGTCCACGACCCCGAcgacgtcttccccggcctcgTCCTCAGGATCGCCCCGTTCGCCGGCGGCCACAAGTAG
- the LOC120651901 gene encoding uncharacterized protein LOC120651901 — MAGRITAPLRLKDLLELDCDSCSAAGFRCYPRRLLGEPPAPAARHLLEPPPSLSLRQRRPSKLSSLSRSLSRRLGSRGGLFWQRRGEDGDDDEDAAAAAATPSGSGSESWASSTSDSSASAGKRGSRCESDSDFSTATTSASDSMDAAAAAAGDEHEAMKRGSSEADDKDEEQQQLSPVAVMDFPSDDDGDADDAAACSPSFSLARLQRRKMLRPQHKIRRFGSTQELGPVDLEARLAATSGADDLAGDVPAQLVIECHTKDAAAAAPRPSRSHRGAGVVRHEPDEHGLLELLLMDAAGAADHRVSERLLLDFFVETKRRRQAGRWGDGEVLAAARAWLGGAGSERWGLSDVLRGGEAVLAEMERARRWMRVGEEEREVGAVVAGVLADQLVDEVVWDLLLV, encoded by the exons atggcgggcCGGATCACGGCGCCGCTGAGGCTCAAGGACCTCCTGGAGCTAGACTGCGACTCGTGCAGCGCCGCGGGCTTCCGGTGCTACCCGCGCCGCCTGCTGGGCgagccgcccgcgccggcggcgcggcacctcctcgagccgccgccgtccttgtcCCTACGGCAGCGGCGCCCCAGCAAGCTGTCCAGCCTCTCGAGGAGCCTCTCGCGCCGGCTCGGCAGCAGGGGCGGCTTATTCTGGCAGCGtcgcggcgaggacggcgacgacgacgaggatgccgccgccgccgccgccacgccgagcgGTAGCGGCTCCGAGTCCTGGGCGTCGTCGACGAGCGACAGCTCCGCGTCGGCCGGGAAAAGGGGGTCGCGGTGCGAGTCGGACTCGGACTTCTCGACGGCGACGACCTCCGCCTCGGATAGCAtggacgctgccgccgccgccgccggagatgaGCACGAG GCGATGAAGAGGGGGTCGTCGGAGGCGGACGACAAggacgaggagcagcagcagctcagcCCGGTGGCCGTCATGGACTtcccctccgacgacgacggcgacgcggaCGACGCCGCCGCGTGCTCGCCGTCCTTCAGCCTCGCGCGCCTCCAGA GGAGAAAGATGCTGCGGCCGCAGCACAAGATCCGACGGTTCGGGAGCACCCAAGAGCTGGGCCCCGTGGACCTCGAGGCGCGCCTCGCCGCCACGTCGGGCGccgacgacctcgccggcgatgtCCCGGCACAGCTGGTTATCGAATGCCACAccaaggacgcggcggcggcggcgccacgcccGAGCAGGAGCcaccgcggcgccggcgtcgtccgCCACGAGCCGGACGAACACGGCCTCCTCGAGCTGCTGCTCAtggacgccgccggcgcggcggaccaCCGCGTCTCGGAGCGGCTTCTGCTCGACTTCTTCGTTGAGACGAAACGACGGCGACAGGCCGGGCGGTGGGGGGACGGTGAGgtcctggcggcggcgagggcctggCTGGGCGGCGCGGGGAGCGAGCGGTGGGGCCTGAGCGACGTGCTGCGCGGCGGGGAGGCCGTCCTGGCGGAGATGGAGCGGGCGCGGCGGTGGATGCGCgtgggcgaggaggagcgggaggtcggcgcggtggtggcgggggTGCTGGCCGATCAGCTGGTGGATGAGGTGGTGTGGGATTTGCTGCTTGTGTAG
- the LOC120648748 gene encoding dehydration-responsive element-binding protein 1F-like produces MEQQRRPEEQRAGRRARAVTRHPVYRGVRLRAGKWVSEIRELRKPSRIWLGTYPTPEMAAAAYDAAASALRGAGAALNFPDAARSLPAPASASPEDVRAAAAEAAAAMDGCLRHRDEPRGDGGGGGGGGADDAVAIVDEDDLFEMPRLMMSMAEGLMMSPPVLGPTAAAVASMDADEEGVSLWDHS; encoded by the coding sequence ATGGAGCAGCAGCGGAGGCCGGAGGAGCagagggcggggcggcgcgcgcgggcggtgaCGCGGCACCCGGTGTACCGCGGGGTGCGGCTCCGGGCGGGGAAGTGGGTGTCAGAGATCCGCGAGCTGCGGAAGCCGAGCAGGATCTGGCTCGGCACGTACCCGACGCCCGAGATGGCCGCCGCGGCCTACgacgccgccgcgtcggcgctgcggggcgccggcgccgcgctcaACTTCCCCGACGCGGCGCGCTCGctcccggcgccggcctccgcgtCCCCGGAGGACGTccgggccgcggccgccgaggcggcggcggcgatggacggCTGCCTCCGTCATCGCGATGAACCGCGcggcgacggtggtggcggcggcggcggcggtgcggacgACGCCGTGGCGATCGTGGACGAGGACGACCTTTTCGAGATGCCGCGGCTGATGATGAGCATGGCGGAGGGGCTGATGATGAGCCCGCCCGTGCTGggccccacggcggcggcggtggcgtccaTGGACGCCGATGAGGAAGGCGTCAGCCTGTGGGATCACTCTTGA
- the LOC120651902 gene encoding arogenate dehydratase/prephenate dehydratase 6, chloroplastic-like, whose protein sequence is MAYTSSLHLPKHLLLPNPRRTRHRSSSVSFVPAAAARANGVDGSAPEKKPPPPKGKARINGVNGKKGANGHVNGNKGVNGHVNGNKGVNGHVNGHADRIHLSVSTGGGGAGAQDGSGLRVAFQGAPGAYSEFAAKTALPGCDTVPCRTFADALAAVERGAADRAILPVESTMEGTTLRNYDLLLRHGLVVAQEINLFVHYCLLAMPGVRAAEVRRVISHPMALAHCGRALARLGVDREPVEDTAGAVEMLRSNRMLDTAAIASPRAADLYGLDVLAHGLQDESWNVTRFLLLSRPPSPVALHVDADAKTSMVVAHRGGSMMVLLKVLSAFSSRNINLTKLEVINNDGDAAGAGARPPVMILDTTARGAPTLRAFPHVLYVDCAGAAHDPRVREAIQEIEKFAVFVRVLGCYAADSTVYDLQ, encoded by the coding sequence ATGGCATAcacctcctccctccacctccCCAAGCACCTGCTCCTGCCCAACCCCCGCCGGACCAGGCACAGGTCCTCCTCCGTCTCcttcgtccccgccgccgcggccagggcCAACGGCGTGGACGGGAGCGCGCCCGAgaagaagccgccgccgcccaaaggCAAGGCGCGCATCAACGGCGTGAACGGCAAGAAGGGGGCGAACGGGCACGTCAACGGCAACAAGGGGGTGAACGGGCACGTCAACGGCAACAAGGGCGTCAACGGGCACGTCAACGGCCATGCCGACCGGATCCACCTCTCGGtgagcacgggcggcggcggcgcgggggcacaGGACGGCTCCGGGCTCCGCGTGGCGTTCCAGGGCGCGCCCGGCGCGTACAGCGAGTTCGCGGCCAAGACGGCGCTGCCCGGGTGCGACACGGTCCCGTGCCGGACCTTCGCGGACGCGCTGGCGGCCGTGGAGCGGGGCGCCGCCGACCGCGCCATCCTCCCCGTGGAGTCCACCATGGAGGGCACCACGCTGCGGAACTACGACCTGCTGCTGCGGCACGGCCTGGTGGTGGCGCAGGAGATCAACCTCTTCGTGCACTACTGCCTCCTCGCCATGCCGGGGGTGCGCGCCGCCGAGGTGCGCCGCGTCATCAGCCACCCGATGGCGCTCGCGCACTGCGGCCGCGCGCTGGCGCGCCTCGGGGTGGACCGCGAGCCCGTCGAGgacaccgccggcgccgtcgagaTGCTGCGCTCCAACCGGATGCTCgacaccgccgccatcgccagcccgcgcgccgccgaccTGTACGGCCTCGACGTGCTCGCGCACGGCCTCCAGGACGAGTCCTGGAACGTCACGCGCTTCCTGCTCCTCTccaggccgccgtcgcccgtcgcGCTGCACGTCGACGCCGACGCCAAGACCAGCATGGTCGTCGCGCACCGGGGCGGCTCCATGATGGTCCTGCTCAAGGTGCTCTCCGCCTTCTCCTCCCGCAACATCAACCTCACCAAGCTGGAGGTCATCAACaacgacggcgacgccgccggggccggcgcCCGCCCGCCGGTCATGATCCTGGACACGACCGCCCGGGGCGCGCCCACGCTGCGCGCCTTCCCGCACGTTCTGTACGTCGACTGCGCGGGCGCCGCGCACGACCCGCGCGTCCGCGAGGCCATCCAGGAGATCGAGAAGTTCGCCGTGTTCGTGCGCGTGCTCGGCTGCTACGCCGCCGACTCCACCGTCTACGACCTGCAatga